Proteins encoded within one genomic window of Malassezia restricta chromosome VII, complete sequence:
- a CDS encoding Dr1-associated corepressor, whose translation MVRRSASSKFPIARIKRIMQADEDVGKVAQATPVVISKALELFIQDIVETAVEQTRKTGGKRVAPYHLKRAALMTETFDFLRDILEKVPDPLESATPRGTKRRKTAKATTEEDPVQIKVPKSEENAPTVPEDDEEEHVPVSKYDPVHDACVAVSEPEQEPEQEPEQEPKQEPKQEPKQELEQEPEQEPKQELKQEPEQEPEQEPEQEQEPKQEEKDLA comes from the exons ATGGTTCGGcgaagcgcatcgagcaaATTTCCTATTGCGCGCATCAAGCGCATTATGCAGGCGGACGAAGATGTGGGCAAGGTCGCACAAGCGACGCCTGTGGTCATTT CcaaagcgctcgagctgtTTATTCAGGACATTGTCGAGACAGCGGTTGAGCAGACGCGCAAGACTGGCGGCAAACGCGTTGCGCCGTATCATTT GAAACGCGCCGCTCTCATGACCGAAACCTTTGACTTTTTACGTGACATACTCGAAAAGGTACCAGATCCGCTTGAGTCTGCCACGCCCCGTGGTACGAAGCGACGCAAGACAGCGAAAGCTACGACGGAGGAGGATCCTGTGCAGATCAAGGTGCCGAAATCTGAAGAAAACGCCCCAACCGTACcagaggacgacgaggaagaaCATGTGCCCGTGTCCAAGTATGATCCCGTCCacgatgcatgcgtcgccGTGTCTGAACCCGAGCAGGAACCCGAGCAGGAACCCGAGCAGGAACCCAAGCAGGAACCCAAGCAGGAACCCAAGCAGGAACTTGAACAGGAGCCCGAACAGGAACCCAAGCAGGAGCTTAAGCAGGAGCCCGAACAGGAACCCGAACAAGAACCCGAACAAGAACAAGAACCCAAGCAGGAAGAGAAGGACCTCGCATAA
- a CDS encoding putative subunit of the 90S preribosome processome complex, with the protein MGDDLDDGLLLDEHLIAQSDDEQAPAVPDAVDATTQKKRKRREHAKTQRRKKAAVRQEQSEAALTVAQQPSDIQADFLRTTQRKAFPKLSDLELQETGVPAACMAETYTFERERTLEHMPAFVRQFFPLPDTLSSECGAPHVLVVAGNAQRAADIARVLRVLLPNPKTTHVGKLFARHFKVEEQDAWLCAHVAPLCVGTPHRLQSLMERGSLRLEHTQALVIDYTWRDAKQRTVLETPETCTALLMLLGQRAVRDALQRPRRPCRVALY; encoded by the coding sequence ATGGGCGACGACTTGGACGATGGGCTCTTGCTGGACGAGCATCTGATTGCCCAGTCCGACGATGAACAAGCACCTGCGGTACCAGATGCTGTAGATGCAACCACGCAGAAAAAGCGCaagcgtcgcgagcatgCCAAAACGCAACGCCGAAAAAAGGCGGCGGTACGACAGGAGCAGTCCGAAGCGGCGCTGAcggtggcgcagcagccgTCCGACATCCAAGCAGACTTtttgcgcacgacgcaACGCAAAGCTTTTCCCAAGCTGAGCGATCTTGAGCTTCAAGAGACAGGTGTGCCTGCCGCATGCATGGCCGAGACATACACGTTTGAGCGGGAACGtacgctcgagcacatgccTGCATTTGTGCGGCAATTTTTTCCACTGCCTGACACGCTATCCAGTGAGTGCGGTGCACCGCACGTCCTTGTGGTGGCGGGAAATGCACAGCGCGCCGCTGACATCGCGCGTGTGTTGCGAGTGCTTCTGCCGAACCCGAAAACGACCCATGTGGGCAAGCTCTTCGCGCGCCATTTCAAGGTCGAGGAGCAGGATGCATGGCTATGTGCACACGTCGCGCCACTGTGTgtcggcacgccgcaccGTCTACAGAGTCTTATGGAGCGCGGCTCActgcgtctcgagcacACACAGGCCCTTGTCATTGACTACACCTGGCGGGACGCGAAGCAGCGTACCGTGCTCGAAACGCCAGAAACATGCACTGCCTTGCTGATGCTACTGGGCCAGCGCGCAGTCCGCGACGCCCTGCAACGCccacggcggccgtgccgcgTAGCATTGTATTAG